One window of Medicago truncatula cultivar Jemalong A17 chromosome 2, MtrunA17r5.0-ANR, whole genome shotgun sequence genomic DNA carries:
- the LOC25486555 gene encoding uncharacterized protein codes for MNLLLDSNVEALAFNYLNFGLITILNNLWTWLAITAALSFWKIRSSGCPKSLDPVSVKPDQSVSVSNVTSPVEIKPDESVLISTENVTSKTETPPTLSDVSDDVDGVRKGKFTLYYKEDMQCGFNKNSSNCYRQLPVVEGWEPEVEVEWWKCWEKVLRLRNGENENGWYTCQDLTELNGNVVKIWDGGLTFVGSCITNESWSSSRCMSFE; via the coding sequence aTGAACCTCTTGTTAGATTCCAACGTTGAGGCTTTAGCCTTCAACTACTTAAACTTTGGTTTAATCACAATTCTCAACAACTTATGGACTTGGCTTGCTATCACCGCCGCTCTCAGCTTCTGGAAGATTCGCTCATCCGGTTGTCCCAAATCACTAGACCCAGTTTCAGTAAAACCGGATCAGAGTGTCTCAGTTTCCAACGTTACATCACCGGTGGAAATAAAACCCGACGAGAGTGTCTTGATTTCCACTGAAAATGTAACGTCAAAAACTGAGACACCACCAACATTATCAGATGTTTCTGATGATGTTGATGGTGTAAGGAAGGGGAAGTTTACCTTGTATTACAAGGAGGACATGCAATGTGGATTCAACAAGAATAGTAGTAATTGTTACCGGCAATTGCCGGTTGTTGAAGGGTGGGAACCGGAAGTTGAAGTTGAGTGGTGGAAGTGTTGGGAGAAGGTGTTAAGGTTGAGAAATGGAGAGAATGAGAATGGGTGGTACACGTGTCAAGATTTAACGGAGCTTAATGGAAACGTGGTTAAAATTTGGGACGGTGGGTTAACATTTGTTGGTAGTTGCATCACAAATGAATCATGGTCCAGTTCCAGATGTATGTCTTTTGAATGA